In a single window of the Mauremys reevesii isolate NIE-2019 linkage group 3, ASM1616193v1, whole genome shotgun sequence genome:
- the HECA gene encoding headcase protein homolog isoform X3 codes for MPNQKSSKGKKNKRANSSGDEQENGALALAAAAGAAMGAAAGAAGAAGGSGGAAAAAATAGGGGVVTAAGAAPSDSKSEAPCATPLICSFGRPVDLEKDDYQKVVCNNEHCPYSTWMHLQCFYEWESSILVQFNCIGRARSWNEKQCRQNMWTKKGYDLAFRFCSCRCGQGHLKKDTDWYQVKRMQDEKKKKSVSEKSTGRSMAESVEDAKKCKPVNKPQKGLNHDIQRRHSMDRQNSQEKGIVSGSYAVRSPCGSPGQSPPTGYSILAPAHFSGPRSSRYLGEFLKNAIHLEPHKKNMTGGGMFRNAHFDYGASGLQMHRSGHFDAPVQFLRRLDLSELLTHIPRHKLNTFHVRMEDDAQVGQGEDLRKFILAALSASHRNVVNCALCHRALPVFEQFPLVDGTLFLSPSRHDEIEYDVPCHLQDLGKIFGRLEYNCQTRLASELQLFLLVVGIESG; via the exons ATGCCGAACCAGAAGAGCAGCAAGGGCAAGAAGAACAAGCGCGCTAACAGCAGCGGGGACGAGCAGGAAAATGGAGCCCTGGCCCTGGCGGCGGCCGCGGGCGCAGCGATGGGAGCGGCGGCCGGCGCGGCCGGGGCGGCTGGAGGATCGGGAGGAGCAGCGGCCGCGGCGGCCACGGCCGGAGGCGGCGGAGTGGTGACTGCAGCCGGCGCGGCTCCCAGCGACAGCAAGAGCG AAGCACCTTGTGCTACTCCACTGATCTGTAGCTTTGGAAGGCCTGTTGATCTAGAAAAAGATGACTACCAGAAGGTTGTATGCAACAATGAACATTGTCCCTACAGCACCTGGATGCACCTTCAATGTTTTTATGAGTGGGAAAGCAGCATTCTTGTTCAGTTTAACTGCATTGGCAGAGCAAGGAGTTGGAATGAAAAGCAGTGTCGTCAAAACATGTGGACAAAAAAGGGATATGATCTTGCTTTTCGCTTTTGCTCCTGCCGATGTGGGCAGGGTCACTTAAAGAAAGACACAGACTGGTACCAAGTGAAGCGAATGCAGGATGAGAAGAAGAAAAAGTCTGTGTCAGAGAAGAGCACAGGCAGGTCCATGGCAGAATCTGTGGAAGATGCTAAAAAGTGCAAACCTGTCAACAAGCCACAAAAAGGTTTAAATCATGATATCCAGCGAAGGCATTCGATGGACAGGCAGAACTCTCAAGAGAAAGGCATAGTTAGTGGGAGCTATGCAGTTCGTTCTCCCTGTGGCTCTCCTGGCCAGTCTCCTCCTACAGGCTACTCTATTCTTGCCCCTGCACATTTTAGTGGCCCTCGTTCGTCACGATATTTAGGAGAATTTTTAAAGAATGCCATTCACTTAGAACCTCATAAAAAGAACATGACTGGTGGTGGCATGTTCAGGAATGCCCATTTTGATTATGGGGCGTCTGGATTGCAAATGCATAGATCAGGACATTTTGATGCCCCTGTGCAATTTTTAAGAAGGCTTGACCTATCTGAGCTACTTACTCATATACCCAGGCATAAACTGAATACTTTCCATGTGCGGATGGAAGATGATGCCCAAGTGGGTCAAGGGGAGGACCTACGGAAATTTATTCTTGCAGCACTTAGTGCCAGCCACAGGAATGTTGTAAACTGTGCGCTGTGCCACAGGGCACTGCCCGTATTTGAACAGTTTCCGCTAGTGGATGGAACCCTGTTTCTTAGTCCATCGAGACATGATGAAATTGAATATGATGTTCCCTGTCACCTTCAAG ATCTTGGCAAGATATTTGGCAGACTTGAATATAATTGTCAGACCAGACTGGCAAGTGAGCTGCAGCTCTTCCTCCTTGTGGTGGGAATTGAGAGTGGATGA
- the HECA gene encoding headcase protein homolog isoform X1 — translation MPNQKSSKGKKNKRANSSGDEQENGALALAAAAGAAMGAAAGAAGAAGGSGGAAAAAATAGGGGVVTAAGAAPSDSKSEAPCATPLICSFGRPVDLEKDDYQKVVCNNEHCPYSTWMHLQCFYEWESSILVQFNCIGRARSWNEKQCRQNMWTKKGYDLAFRFCSCRCGQGHLKKDTDWYQVKRMQDEKKKKSVSEKSTGRSMAESVEDAKKCKPVNKPQKGLNHDIQRRHSMDRQNSQEKGIVSGSYAVRSPCGSPGQSPPTGYSILAPAHFSGPRSSRYLGEFLKNAIHLEPHKKNMTGGGMFRNAHFDYGASGLQMHRSGHFDAPVQFLRRLDLSELLTHIPRHKLNTFHVRMEDDAQVGQGEDLRKFILAALSASHRNVVNCALCHRALPVFEQFPLVDGTLFLSPSRHDEIEYDVPCHLQGRLMHLYAVCVDCLEGVHKIICIKCKSRWDGSWHQLGTMYTYDILAASPCCQARLNCKHCGKPVIDVRIGMQYFSEYSNVQQCPHCGNLDYHFVKPFSSFKVLEAY, via the exons ATGCCGAACCAGAAGAGCAGCAAGGGCAAGAAGAACAAGCGCGCTAACAGCAGCGGGGACGAGCAGGAAAATGGAGCCCTGGCCCTGGCGGCGGCCGCGGGCGCAGCGATGGGAGCGGCGGCCGGCGCGGCCGGGGCGGCTGGAGGATCGGGAGGAGCAGCGGCCGCGGCGGCCACGGCCGGAGGCGGCGGAGTGGTGACTGCAGCCGGCGCGGCTCCCAGCGACAGCAAGAGCG AAGCACCTTGTGCTACTCCACTGATCTGTAGCTTTGGAAGGCCTGTTGATCTAGAAAAAGATGACTACCAGAAGGTTGTATGCAACAATGAACATTGTCCCTACAGCACCTGGATGCACCTTCAATGTTTTTATGAGTGGGAAAGCAGCATTCTTGTTCAGTTTAACTGCATTGGCAGAGCAAGGAGTTGGAATGAAAAGCAGTGTCGTCAAAACATGTGGACAAAAAAGGGATATGATCTTGCTTTTCGCTTTTGCTCCTGCCGATGTGGGCAGGGTCACTTAAAGAAAGACACAGACTGGTACCAAGTGAAGCGAATGCAGGATGAGAAGAAGAAAAAGTCTGTGTCAGAGAAGAGCACAGGCAGGTCCATGGCAGAATCTGTGGAAGATGCTAAAAAGTGCAAACCTGTCAACAAGCCACAAAAAGGTTTAAATCATGATATCCAGCGAAGGCATTCGATGGACAGGCAGAACTCTCAAGAGAAAGGCATAGTTAGTGGGAGCTATGCAGTTCGTTCTCCCTGTGGCTCTCCTGGCCAGTCTCCTCCTACAGGCTACTCTATTCTTGCCCCTGCACATTTTAGTGGCCCTCGTTCGTCACGATATTTAGGAGAATTTTTAAAGAATGCCATTCACTTAGAACCTCATAAAAAGAACATGACTGGTGGTGGCATGTTCAGGAATGCCCATTTTGATTATGGGGCGTCTGGATTGCAAATGCATAGATCAGGACATTTTGATGCCCCTGTGCAATTTTTAAGAAGGCTTGACCTATCTGAGCTACTTACTCATATACCCAGGCATAAACTGAATACTTTCCATGTGCGGATGGAAGATGATGCCCAAGTGGGTCAAGGGGAGGACCTACGGAAATTTATTCTTGCAGCACTTAGTGCCAGCCACAGGAATGTTGTAAACTGTGCGCTGTGCCACAGGGCACTGCCCGTATTTGAACAGTTTCCGCTAGTGGATGGAACCCTGTTTCTTAGTCCATCGAGACATGATGAAATTGAATATGATGTTCCCTGTCACCTTCAAG GAAGACTTATGCACCTCTATGCTGTTTGTGTCGACTGCTTAGAAGGAGTTCACAAAATTATCTGCATTAAGTGCAAGTCCCGATGGGATGGAAGCTGGCATCAACTGGGAACCATGTATACCTATGATATTCTGGCAGCCTCTCCCTGTTGTCAG GCTCGACTGAACTGTAAGCACTGTGGAAAGCCAGTAATAGATGTACGGATTGGGATGCAGTATTTCTCTGAATACAGCAACGTCCAGCAGTGCCCGCACTGTGGAAATCTAGACTACCACTTTGTGAAGCCATTCTCTTCATTTAAAGTTCTGGAGGCTTATTGA
- the HECA gene encoding headcase protein homolog isoform X2: MPNQKSSKGKKNKRANSSGDEQENGALALAAAAGAAMGAAAGAAGAAGGSGGAAAAAATAGGGGVVTAAGAAPSDSKSEAPCATPLICSFGRPVDLEKDDYQKVVCNNEHCPYSTWMHLQCFYEWESSILVQFNCIGRARSWNEKQCRQNMWTKKGYDLAFRFCSCRCGQGHLKKDTDWYQVKRMQDEKKKKSVSEKSTGRSMAESVEDAKKCKPVNKPQKGLNHDIQRRHSMDRQNSQEKGIVSGSYAVRSPCGSPGQSPPTGYSILAPAHFSGPRSSRYLGEFLKNAIHLEPHKKNMTGGGMFRNAHFDYGASGLQMHRSGHFDAPVQFLRRLDLSELLTHIPRHKLNTFHVRMEDDAQVGQGEDLRKFILAALSASHRNVVNCALCHRALPVFEQFPLVDGTLFLSPSRHDEIEYDVPCHLQGRLMHLYAVCVDCLEGVHKIICIKCKSRWDGSWHQLGTMYTYDILAASPCCQLLNLQIMAHNSDNGVKDLSFILGINKHKTNICTYKFGFCMDDQSELNSSQY, encoded by the exons ATGCCGAACCAGAAGAGCAGCAAGGGCAAGAAGAACAAGCGCGCTAACAGCAGCGGGGACGAGCAGGAAAATGGAGCCCTGGCCCTGGCGGCGGCCGCGGGCGCAGCGATGGGAGCGGCGGCCGGCGCGGCCGGGGCGGCTGGAGGATCGGGAGGAGCAGCGGCCGCGGCGGCCACGGCCGGAGGCGGCGGAGTGGTGACTGCAGCCGGCGCGGCTCCCAGCGACAGCAAGAGCG AAGCACCTTGTGCTACTCCACTGATCTGTAGCTTTGGAAGGCCTGTTGATCTAGAAAAAGATGACTACCAGAAGGTTGTATGCAACAATGAACATTGTCCCTACAGCACCTGGATGCACCTTCAATGTTTTTATGAGTGGGAAAGCAGCATTCTTGTTCAGTTTAACTGCATTGGCAGAGCAAGGAGTTGGAATGAAAAGCAGTGTCGTCAAAACATGTGGACAAAAAAGGGATATGATCTTGCTTTTCGCTTTTGCTCCTGCCGATGTGGGCAGGGTCACTTAAAGAAAGACACAGACTGGTACCAAGTGAAGCGAATGCAGGATGAGAAGAAGAAAAAGTCTGTGTCAGAGAAGAGCACAGGCAGGTCCATGGCAGAATCTGTGGAAGATGCTAAAAAGTGCAAACCTGTCAACAAGCCACAAAAAGGTTTAAATCATGATATCCAGCGAAGGCATTCGATGGACAGGCAGAACTCTCAAGAGAAAGGCATAGTTAGTGGGAGCTATGCAGTTCGTTCTCCCTGTGGCTCTCCTGGCCAGTCTCCTCCTACAGGCTACTCTATTCTTGCCCCTGCACATTTTAGTGGCCCTCGTTCGTCACGATATTTAGGAGAATTTTTAAAGAATGCCATTCACTTAGAACCTCATAAAAAGAACATGACTGGTGGTGGCATGTTCAGGAATGCCCATTTTGATTATGGGGCGTCTGGATTGCAAATGCATAGATCAGGACATTTTGATGCCCCTGTGCAATTTTTAAGAAGGCTTGACCTATCTGAGCTACTTACTCATATACCCAGGCATAAACTGAATACTTTCCATGTGCGGATGGAAGATGATGCCCAAGTGGGTCAAGGGGAGGACCTACGGAAATTTATTCTTGCAGCACTTAGTGCCAGCCACAGGAATGTTGTAAACTGTGCGCTGTGCCACAGGGCACTGCCCGTATTTGAACAGTTTCCGCTAGTGGATGGAACCCTGTTTCTTAGTCCATCGAGACATGATGAAATTGAATATGATGTTCCCTGTCACCTTCAAG GAAGACTTATGCACCTCTATGCTGTTTGTGTCGACTGCTTAGAAGGAGTTCACAAAATTATCTGCATTAAGTGCAAGTCCCGATGGGATGGAAGCTGGCATCAACTGGGAACCATGTATACCTATGATATTCTGGCAGCCTCTCCCTGTTGTCAG CTTTTAAATTTACAAATTATGGCACATAACAGCGATAATGGTGTGAAGGATTTGAGTTTTATTTTAGGGATTAATAAACACAAAACCAACATATGTACTTATAAATTTGGATTCTGCATGGATGACCAGTCAGAACTGAATTCCTCTCAGTATTAG